A region of the Pricia mediterranea genome:
AGCTTTACGAGACCTATTTTACCCTGAACGATATAGAAAAAGATTTTTTAGGACACTTTAAACACTTTTATGGTTCTAAAGAGTTGCGTACCTGTGACAATTGTGGGACCGTAATGCCCGTAGACGCACGTTTTGTTGCTGCTCCCTAATTTGAGATGTGATGACAAAGGGGCAATTGGCAAAATATGCGGCAGTCAAGGTATTGGGTACCGCTCTTTCCATATTTATTTTCTACTCCATCAATAAAACCTATCAAGACAGAAACAAAGCTACTGTAGAAAATGCCGTCGCCAAGGCGGAGCTGAAATTAGGGGAAGAGCTGAACAAAATAAACCTTGTCATTGAGTCGATGGCTTTTTATTACGAAAACACCTCGGAGGTTTCACAGACGCTTTTTGAACGCTTTACCAACCCATTTTTGAGGGAATTAAATGGTATCAGAGCACTGGAATGGGCTCCAAGAATTGAAGACTCCACTGAGGATGATTTCGAAAGATTGACCGTCATCACCAAAACCAATACGCTCGATAGCTTGGTCGTTTCGACTGCGCGAGGGGTACATTATCCCATTCAAGTATTGAACCCGTTAACATATTCACAAAAGGCGATCGGGTACGATCTCTACTCCGATGATACGCGAAGAAAGGCTATCGATCGCGCCATCAGAACCGAGAAAGTTGCACTCACGGGACCTATAACCCTTATATTGAACGATAATGATGTGCCCGGAGTATTGGCTTTGAAATCGGTATCCGATACCATCTCTAACCAAACAAAAGGGGTCGTGGCGGCGGTGTACCGTATGGATGACCTTATCGGAAACACCCTCGCTTCAGAGTTGAACGTTCTCGATATCTGCATTCACGACGAAACTTCCGATGTCGAACTCTTATATTCCAGTTTCGGCGACACCACTCCCGAAGCTCTTGCTAACCGCTCAATAAACGGACGGATTAATGCGGTCGACCGTTTGTGGGATATCCACTATATACCAAAGTCCGAATATTTAGCCTTTCC
Encoded here:
- a CDS encoding sensor histidine kinase, translated to MTKGQLAKYAAVKVLGTALSIFIFYSINKTYQDRNKATVENAVAKAELKLGEELNKINLVIESMAFYYENTSEVSQTLFERFTNPFLRELNGIRALEWAPRIEDSTEDDFERLTVITKTNTLDSLVVSTARGVHYPIQVLNPLTYSQKAIGYDLYSDDTRRKAIDRAIRTEKVALTGPITLILNDNDVPGVLALKSVSDTISNQTKGVVAAVYRMDDLIGNTLASELNVLDICIHDETSDVELLYSSFGDTTPEALANRSINGRINAVDRLWDIHYIPKSEYLAFPHVFESYVVLILGLISTILLTYTVKRRDEYNDRLEARVRLRTSELEASNELKENLLREIHHRVKNNLQITSSLMNMQKRKLFSAEAVTALSDSQARISAIALTHQKIYQDKDSKAVNLSDYLNDLMEHQKKMSYSFSYKIECPEISIDLDNAVPLALIISELVTNALKHAYPDTTQYNELLIHVERLNPEKVSLSILDNGKGLPKDFNIEKAEGIGFEIIRALCRQISAKLSYESNGGGTQFNLVFPNKT